The following coding sequences lie in one Apium graveolens cultivar Ventura chromosome 3, ASM990537v1, whole genome shotgun sequence genomic window:
- the LOC141713181 gene encoding uncharacterized protein LOC141713181 — MGCFASTSKHSSENRRRPVNIGEVTVFVPGLRIPKPVDFSQSLGNNLSKNLVERLSALRTRVVVMAGQEGPAITRTKRRSATQHGGSTLGDLIQALDDYLPVLMGLVKAGTSLQHKAQFVWVNQEDEVEETPMFSAWYEVLSVLHLMAALLFSQANLLLLPRTSSDGHQPKVSEESRRSSIDIFLKAAGYLDCAIHQVLPQLPPELRRDLPVDLTEGVLQALCLQALGQGVDIQLGLAIDSTKATLAVKRRLACEMVKYWQQAHDNITNIPLANGWGEKHKLFVKWKYSEARAAAYYYHGLILDEGNTEKSHGMAVAALQAADEYLKESKKTCEAFNAAPPLSRTPPLWGTMKFLSEKIPKDTSSKVRINRDLYSYEKVMETAPTLPDFALALKPDEFQLPPVHTSWNNESITT; from the exons atgggatgctttgcGTCTACCTCAAAGCATTCAAGTGAAAACAGGCGAAGGCCAGTCAATATTGGTGAAGTAACGGTTTTTGTTCCTGGATTAAGAATTCCTAAGCCTGTAGATTTTTCTCAGTCACTAGGTAACAACTTGTCAAAAAACTTGGTGGAACGCTTATCAGCTCTTAGAACCCGAGTAGTCGTAATGGCTGGGCAAGAAGGTCCAGCAATCACGAGAACAAAGAGAAGAAGTGCCACTCAGCATG GAGGATCAACACTAGGAGATCTTATTCAGGCTCTAGATGATTATCTGCCAGTCCTTATGGGATTGGTCAAAGCAG GGACATCATTACAACACAAGGCACAATTTGTTTGGGTCAATCAGGAGGATGAAGTAGAG GAAACACCAATGTTCAGTGCCTGGTACGAAGTATTGTCAGTTTTGCACTTAATGGCAGCATTGCTATTCTCACAAGCTAACTTGCTGCTTCTTCCCAGAACATCAAGTGATGGACATCAACCAAAAGTTTCTGAAG aaaGCAGGCGATCTTCCATTGATATCTTCTTGAAGGCAGCTGGATACCTTGATTGTGCGATCCACCAAGTTCTACCGCAGTTGCCTCCTGAACTTAG GAGAGATCTACCAGTTGATCTTACGGAAGGTGTTCTACAGGCACTCTGTCTTCAAGCGTTAGGACAG GGTGTTGATATACAACTTGGACTTGCGATTGATAGTACAAAAGCCACTCTTGCAGTGAAGCGTAGGCTTGCATGTGAAATGGTAAAGTACTGGCAGCAG GCGCATGATAATATCACGAATATTCCATTGGCAAATGGTTGGGGAGAAAAACATAAGCTCTTTGTGAAGTGGAAATACAGTGAAGCGAGG GCGGCCGCATATTATTACCACGGGTTGATACTTGACGAGGGGAACACAGAAAAATCACATGGGATGGCTGTAGCTGCTCTGCAAGCAGCTGATGAGTATCTTAAAGAAAGTAAGAAAACTTGTGAAGCTTTTAATGCGGCTCCTCCACTTTCAAG AACGCCACCCTTGTGGGGTACTATGAAGTTTCTCTCTGAAAAAATTCCGAAAGATACTTCTAGCAAGGTGCGAATCAACCGGGATCTATACTCTTATGAAAA GGTTATGGAGACGGCGCCTACACTGCCAGACTTTGCTTTAGCCCTGAAACCTGATGAGTTTCAACTTCCTCCGGTGCACACTTCATGGAACAACGAGAGTATAACAACCTGA